CGCTCTCGACGCCCGTACCACCCCACCGACACAGCCAATGCCACTACGAGCACATCACCGCACGCCGCCAAGTACCGCCCTCCGACGACCGACGCAGACGGTCGCGGACGTTCCGTTCGACGACCTCGTGTTTCTGTTGGCGGCGGGCGTCGCCGACGCGCAGACCGCACTCGACGCACACACCGCTGAGACGGTCCGGTCTCTCGCAGCGACCGACGTCGAGGTCGTCCCGTCCGTGACGAAGACGATAGACGCCGACGGCACCGTCAGTACGGACGCCGCGCCCGCAGAGCGCCGTTCGCTGCTCGAACTCGGCTTCTCGCCGGCTCACTATCGGTTCAGCGACGCGACGGTCGAAGTCGAGGTCGACGTGAGCGTGACCGAGGGGCCGGGCGACGAGACCGCGGAGTTCAGCGCGGACACGAAGTCGGTGATCGACCGCCGTCGGTTCGACCGGCGCGCCGACGCGAACGCGCGAGTGGTCGCGCGGCTCGAACCCACGCCGCTCCCCGTTCGGGCGGACGCGTCGCAAGCGGCGGGCGACGCCAGCGGAGGCGACCGTGCCGACTGACGAGTGGCTCGCGCGACCGCTGTCGGAGTTCGTCCGCTCGGTCGCGTTCGCGGTCGCCGAGGGACAGGAAGAGCTGGACCGTCGCTCGATGGCCACACAGCGAGCGCTCGAACGCGACGCCGAGAACGGCGACCTCCCGTATGACCTTGACGCGTCCTGGCTCCGTTTCGCCGACGTCGAGGCCGACTTGGAGCTGACGCTGTCCATCGAGGGCGAGGAGATCCGGGATCCGGAGACGAACGCGGTACGGGGGTACAAACCCGTCGTGAGCGCGCTTCCGCTCAATCGCCGGGCCGTCGACGAGTACGACATCGACGCCGAAATCGCGAGCGAGGTGCGGCTCAAGATCGCACCCGTACCGCCGGCGACCCGTCGCCCATGAGCGACCGATTCGTCGCCGGAGGCGACTTCTCTCGGATCGCGGAGACGTTCCAACTGACGGAGCTGCCGCAGGTCGACGTCGAGAAGTTCGACACGGTAGAGCGCGCCGCGGTCGAGCGCGTGATCACCGAACAGCAGGAGTCGCTCGCCCGGCTCCAGAGCAACGTGCTCGACGTTCGCGCCGAGCGCGACGCGCTCGATCACCGCCTCTCGACGCTGATCGACGACCGCGACCGGCTGCAGGACCGCGTGCGAGAGCTGGAGGCCGAACGGCCCGCGCTGGAGCCGAAGGCGGTCTTCGCGAACCTCGGCGCGGCGCTGGAGGCGGCCGACGACGACCTCTCGACCGAGCGCTACCGCGTCGACGACGTCGACTTCACGCTGAAGGCGAACCTGACCCAGACCGAGGACGGGGTTCGGATGCACCTCCCCTCGTTGGACGAGTCGTCGGTCGCCGCGAACCTCAGCGAGGTCTCCTTCCGGATGCGGGCGCCGCGCGAGCGCGAGGAGCGCCCCGAGGCGGAGTACGTGGACGTGCCGGACGTGCGCGGGCAGTCCCGCGAGGTCGCGGCGCGCCGGCTCGCCGGTGCCGGCCTCAGCGTCGGGACGGTCGAGCAGGTGGCCGACCCGACGGCTGCGCCCGGTTCCGTCGTGGAGCAGTTCCCGGACGCGTACGCGGTCGCCGAGCCGGACGCGCCGGTCGACCTCCTCGTCGCCGAGGCGGGTGAGGCGCCGGCTGACGAAGAGACGCCGGCAGGCAAGGAGGCGCCGGCTGACGAAGAGACGACCGACGCGCCGGCTGACGACGAGACGCCGGCAGACGACGAGACGCCGGCCGAGTCGACAGACGCCCCGGCTGCCGACGGCGAAGCCGAGACCCGGACCGATCGCGGCGAAGACGAGACGGCGCGCATGGAGGCGTTCCGCCGGGCGATCGTCGCCGTCGCCCCGGAGGTCGGGCCAGCCGTCGCGGACAGGCTCCAGCGGGCCGGCGTCACGGACCTCGAATCGCTGTTGCGGTTCGACGCCGACGAACTCGCCGAGCGGCTGTCGATCCCGGCCGAACAGATCGTCGCGTTACAGCGGCGGCTCGAATCGGTCGCCGAGGAGCGATCGCTCGAATCGATCTCCGGAATCGGTCCGACGTACGCGGAGCGGCTCCGAGACGAGGGGGTCGAGACCGTCGCCGACCTCGCGACGCTCGACCCGGAGACCGTCTCGGCGATCACGCGGGCCTCGACGAGCCGGACCGAAGGCTGGATCAAGCAGGCGCGGCAGGTGACGGCGGAGCGATGAGCGACGACGGGAGGGCGGGGGCCAACGCGGATCCGAAGAGCATCGTGGAGCGGTTCGGCGCGTCGGTCGACATCACCGGGCCGGACCCCGACGCGGACGGGTTCTTCTTCGTGAAGCGTCCGGCGGCCGTCGACCACGACGCGTTCGTCACCGGCCTTCTGGGGGTGATCGGCGCCACCGACCGACTCGTCGTTCACCACCGGTCCGGGTTCGCCATCGTCCGGGTCTCACACGGGCTCGCGGGGCGGCTCCGGGCGTTCTCGTGGATCGACACCGTCGGCGCCGTGCAGTTCGATCCGACGCAGTTCGCGGCTGTGACCGGTGCTCCGGTCGAGTGACGCCCGAAACCGGGGCAAAAGCGGGCGCACCGACAGCGTATTTATCCCCCGCATGCAACCGTGTAGACATGAGTCTCGTCGTGGTTCCGGTCCGGTTTCCCCCGTCGTCACACTCCGAGGCGACGCTCAGAGAGGCAGTCAGCGTCGCCGAGGCGCGTGACGCCGACCTGACTATCCTCCACGTAGACCTGTACCAGAACTCCGGCGGCGTCTCCCGGAGAGACCTCAAACGCGCCGTCGAGAAACGGCTCGGTCGGTTGGACCGCGCTCGATACGTCATCCGGCGCGGGTTCTTGGTTGAGGAGACCATCCTCGAAGAGATCATCGCCGAGGGCGCCGACGTGGTGGTCATCGGCTCGAAACAGGCCGGGCGCTGGCGGCGCATGGTTCAGAAACTCCTCTCCGACCCCGACATCGACGCGTACCTCCGCGGCGAGCTCGACTGCACCGTGATCACGGTCAGCGGCAGCGGAGACACGACGACGAACGAGGCCGGCGAAAGCGTCGACGACGCGCCGCCCCTGCCGGACGACGGCACGGACGACTGAGTCGGGGTGTCGGTTTCGGCGCGAGCGCCCCTTTTACCTCTCGTCCGCGACCGAAGCGCGCCGCTCGTACTCGATGACGGTCGCGACGCGGTCTGCGACCGCCGCGCCGAACGCGTCTTCGACGAGGTGAAGCGCCAGATCGATCCCCGACGTCACCCCGCCGGCGGTGAGCACGTCGCCGTCGTCGACGACGCGCGCGTCGACCACGTCCGCGCCCGACTCACGGAGTTCCTCGACCGCCGAGGCGTGCGTGATCGCGCGCCGACCGTCGGTGACGCCGCCCGCAGCGAGCAGCATCGCCCCGGTACAGACCGCCGCGATTCGGGTGCCCGCAGCGTGGTGAGCGCTGAGCGCGCGCGGGACCTCGCCCCGCTGTGCCTCCGCCCACGCGCTGGCGGTTTCGTCGCGGTCGGTCCACCCGCCGCCGGGGACGACGAGCAGGTCCGGCGCGTCCTCGGGGTCCGGGAGCGTCCCGTCGACGCCGACGCGCGTCCCGTGGCTCGCGGTCACCGAGTCGCGCTCGTCGGGGGTGACGTACCGGACGCGGCCCGGCCGGTCGCCGGCGTAGCCGAGCGCGTAGTCGAACACCTCGTACGGACCGATCGCGTCCAGTTCGTCGAACCCGTCGTACAGCAGAATATCGACGTTCACTACCGGGGCCGTACGCGGTCGGGCGTCATGGCTGTTCCCCCGGAACGCGTGCCTGCTCACTCGTCGGCGAACGCTTCGACGACCGCCTCGATGTCGCCGGCGACGCGGTCGGGGTCGACCCGTTCACCGCGGTACGCGCGCTCGACGACCCCGTCCGGGTTGACGAGCAGCGTGACGACGATGTGGGTGAAGTCGTACCCCTGCAGCCGAGCGCTTTCGGTCGTGCGCTCGAAGCCGATCCCGAGTCGCTCCTGTACCACCGTCTTCGCCCGCTCCGGCGTCTCGGGGCGGAGGTAGTGCCAGTTCCCCGATTCGAGGTTCACGCCGAGCGACGCGGCGTTGTCGCGAAGCGCCGCCTCGTCGTCGCGTTCGGGGTCGAACGTGATCGGGAGAAACAGCGTCTCGTCGGTGATTCCCGCCTCGGCGACGCGGCGTTGGACCCCGACGAGCTGTCGGAGGAGGATGCCGCACTCCGCGGGACAGTAGGTGAAGATGCCGGTCACGACCGCGGTCCGGTCTATCGCCTCGCTGTCGATGGTGACCCCGGCGATCGGGTCTCGTAGTTCGAAGGGCGGGAGCCGCTGGCCGTAGGCGGGGTACGCGAGGTCCTCGCTGTCCGCGATCTGGTCTTCCTGCGGATCGAGGACGACGCCGTCCGGCTGGTCGCCGAGGACGGAGCTACACCCGGCGGTCGCGCCGGTCGTCGCCGCGGCGATCCCGCCGAGCAGCGCGCGTCGTCGCATACGAAAATTGACGGCCTGCGCGCCCATAACCAATCTGGTGCGGGCGTCGAACGGGGCGTTCGAGCGCCGACGTTTATAACGGAGCGTAGTACGGGATCGGCGGGTGCGGCAGCGAGACGCCGAGCGTCGCGAGCCCGTGTTGGAGCGGGATGTACCCGAGCGCGACGAAGGCGACGCCGAGGACCCGATGGAGTCGCATCCGCGTCTCGACGCTCACGGCGCCGAACACGGTCCCGAAGAGGAACATCGCCGGGACGGTCCCGAGTCCGAGCGCGGCGAGCGCGACCGCGCCGCCGAGCGCGCTCCCCTGGACGAACGCGTACAGAAACGCCGGGTACAGGAGCGGACACGGCAAGAGCCCGTGTGCAGCCCCGAGGCCGACGATCCGCCAGTCACCGACCCACGCGTCGACGCGGGGAACGATCCGGTGCGTGACGGCGGCGGACGCCGCCTCGATTCCCGGCACCGGAATCCGCTGGATCTCCAGTTTGAGCGCGTACCGGACGCCGATGGCCATCACGGCCGCGCCGACGACCAGCCCCGTGAGCGCGTGTACGTCGTCGGCGACCGTCGTCACCGTTCGCCCGGTGACGAACGCGAGGCTCCCCGCGAGCCCGAAGAGGCCGCCGATGGTGGCGTAGCTCGCGGTCCGGCCGAGGTTGAACAGCGCGTGCTGTCGCACCTGGCGCACGGTGAGGTCGTCGCCGCCGCCGGCCCGCGAGGGCCGCCCGTCCCGTCCGCGCCGTCTGCGCGCATCCGGTCCGCGTACGTCGAGACCAGCGGGCCGCACATGCCGAGGCAGTGAGCGCCCCCGAGGAGGCCGACGAGGAGGAAGACGCCGAGGCTCAGCGGCTCGGCGGCGTAGATGCTCCCGCTCGGCTCACAGGTCGTCGTCGCGAGGACGAGACGGCTCCCCAGCGACTCGACGACCCCGAGATTCTCCATGGCCGATCGAACGCGTGGGGCGACCCTAACGGATCTGGTGTGAACGACGAACGACGGGGGCGCGATGTCGAGGGGGTATAAAAGGCGCGTCGCTCACTCGAAGAGGCTGTCGACGGTCCGGACGAACCGGTCGACGATCCGGTCCGGCAGCGACGCCGACACCTCGTCGAGCAGCGCCGCGGTCTGTTCGGGGCGAGCGAGCGAGAGGCGCATGGGACGGTCGTCGGACTTCTCGACGATGCCGCTCTCTGCGAGGTTCGAGACGTGCCACGAGACCGTGCTGCGCGCCAAGTCGAGTTCCTCGACGAGCGTCGTCGTCCGCGTCGGCCCGTCGGCGTGGAGCCTGACGAGTATCGCACGCGCCGTCTCCCGACGCAGGAAGGCGAGCGCGCGCCGCTCCCACGGGTCGAAGTCGGGGTCGAAGTAGTGAGCCCGGCCGGCGATACGCTCGACCGCGACCTCGTCGGCGCGGACGAGCCGGCGGAGGTGGTACTGCGCCTGTCCGGTGGCGATGTCGAGGTCGCGGCTCACCCGGTTGAAGTGGACACCCGGCGTGTCGCGGACGTGACGGCGGACTCGGGCTCTGGTGTCCGGCATGGCTGGTCGCTACACGCTACCGGATCGGCGTATAAAGCGGTCGCGGGCGTTCCCCTCGCGCGAGAACGGCCGAGGGGTGTATTCTTGACGCGTGCGCTCGTACAGCTCAGAAGCGTGAACCCGATTCCCGTCACCGCGGCCGCCGGCGCGTGGGGCGTAGAGGGATCGCTGCCGCTGCTCGCCGTCGTGTTCGTCGCCGGTCTCGGGACGGGGCTCCTCTTTCTCGTGAGCCTTGTCGCGTACCGTCGCCGGCGAAGCGCGCAGTACGCCCTGATAAGCGTCGCCGTCGGCGCGCTCCTCGCACGTTCGGTCGTGGGCGCGGGCACCGTCCTCGGCGTCGTGCCGATGCCGGTCCACCACTTCCTCGAACACAGCCTCGACTTCCTCATCGCCGCGGTCGTCCTCTACGCGGTGTACGCGTACGCGCCGGGCTCCGTCGGCGGCGACGCGCCCCCGGAGTGACGCGCGGTCAGTCCCGGACCCCGCGCCGGACCCGCTCGACGGCCGCGTCGACGCGCCGGCCGTACGCCAGCGTGACCCCGGAGGCGACGGCGCCGACGAGCGTCCACCCGACCAGCGCGCCGACCGCGCGGGTCGTCGAGACGAACCCGCCGGCCGGCGCGAAGGCGACGCCGACCACGTGTTCGAAGACGAGCCCGCGGAACGCCCCGTTCGGCGTCACGGCGAGCGACCCCGGTATCGTCGACGCGGGCGCGCCGGCACCGAGCGACCGGAGCAACAGGAGGTCGCCGCCGAGGACCCCGGCGAGGAGCGCGAGGACGCCGAGCGCGATGGCGCTGCGCCGACTCGACGCCAGCGCCGAGACGGCCGCCGCGAGCGAGACGTACGCCGCCCCGAAGAGGAGGACGAAGGCGAGGAACCGCAGGTACAGCACCGGCGAGTCGATTCCGGAGTGGGTCGCGAAGATGCCCGTGTCCGGCGCGGCGGTCAGCCAGACCACGACGCCGACGACCGCGTACGGGACGCCCACGACCCCCACGAGCGCGACGACCCGCGCCAGCAGCACGCCGGCGACGTACTCGCCGACCCGGACCGGGTACGTCCGGATCACCGCGAGCTCGCCGCTCGCGCCGTCGGTGAGCAGCGCACGATACCCCAACACGACGGCGGCGAGCGGGACGAGCGCCTCGGTCGGGAGGAGCAGGTCGACGACCGCCGGCACGAACCCGGTCGCGCCCCCGCCGCCCGCCGCGACGAGGCCGCCGACGGCAACGAGCAGACCGACCGCCAACACGCCGTAGCCCGGCGTTCGGGCGACCGTGGCGAGTTCGCGCCGGAACACGGTCGCGACGCCGGTCGCAGCGCTCATCGGTCCGACACCCCCGTGACGTGGACCGCCGCGTCGGACTCCTCGCCGGCGCTTTCCTCGGCGTTGGCGCCGTCTCGGTCAGTTCCGTCGCCGCCCTCGCCCTCGTCAGCGGCGCCGGCTCCCCGTCTCGCGTCGCCGGCGACGACCCGATACAGCGCTCCCACGTCGGCGACGCCGTACTCGTCGAGTACCGCATCGCGCGGCCCCGCGGCGGCGACGCGTCCCCGGTGCATCACCACGACGTGGTCGGCGTGAGCGTCGACGAGGTCGAGCGCGTGCGAGGAGAGGACGACCGCCGTGTCGCCGTCGGCCCGGTCTGCCGCCGCGCCGAACGCGCGCTCTCGCATCCCCGGATCGAGGCCGCTCGCCGGTTCGTCGAGGACGACGAGCGACGGGTCGCCGAGGACGGCCTGCGCGATGCCGAGCAGCCGGCGCATCCCGCCCGAGAGCGCCTCGACGGGCTTTTCTGCGGCGTCGGCGAGTCCGACGCGGTCCAGCGCCGCGTCGGGGTCGTCGTCGACGAGTCGCGCGTAGAACGCCAGCGTCTCGCGGGCCGTGAACCCGTCTCGGAAGGGGACCCGCTGCGGGAGGTAGCCGACCGGCTTCGCGCCCGCCGCCTCGGGCACGCGAACCGTCCCCGCGGTTGGCTCCGTCGCGCCGGCCAACACTCGAAGCAGCGTCGACTTCCCGGAGCCGTTCGGGCCGACGACGGCGGTGAGGCCGGGGTCGACCGCGAGCGACACCGAGGACAAGACGGGCACGCCGCCGTAGGTACGAGTGACCTCTGTGAGGGTCGCGAGGGAGGATTCAGACACTCGTCTCACCCCGAGCCGGCGTGGTCGCCGGGTCCGCTCGCGGTGGTCGGGAGTCGCTGCCGGTCGCCGTCGCGTCGGTCTCGCGTGCGTTCATGACATCGGTGTCGGTGTCTCCGTCGCCCATCTCGTCACCGTCCGTCTCGTCGCCGCCATCCGCACTCGTGTCGGCCTCGGCGAGCGCCTCGCGCCAGTCGCCGTGAACCGGCCCCGCGTCGGGGGCGAGCGCGGCGTCGACCCGGTCCGGGGAGTACGGGCTCACCGCCGGCGAGGGGTCGATGATGCTCCCCGAGCGCGCCCCCGGAACGGTGCCGCGGAGCCGGTCGAGGAGCGCGACGGCGGGAGACTCACGAACCGCGACCGCGGCGACCTCGCGGTGGAGCGCGGCGTCGACCGGGGCCGTCGGTCGGTACGCCCGCTCGCCGGGCGCGTGGGTCCCGACGTTCGCGCCCGTCCAGTAGTTCCCGCGGTCGCCGTCGGCCCAGACGCGGAGGGCGCCCGCACCGGCGGCCGCGTGTCGCTCGTTGTCGACGAAGTCGTTTTCCACGATCCGGCTGGACGGGACGACCGTGGTGGCGCGCGCGCCGAGTTCGTTGTTCGCGGCCACGTTGCGCTCGTACAGCGAGCCGCGAGCGCTGGTCGAGAAGCCGAGCTCGTTGCCGACGAGGGTGTTGTACCCGAGATACGTCCGGGTGCCGGAGACCTGCAGGCCGGCGCTGGAGTTCCGCACGTCGTTGCCGACGATTGCGTTACCGGAAGGACGCGTCATCACGGTGATTCCGCCGAAAATCTCGTTTCTGAAGGTGTTGTCGGCGATCAACGCGTCGCCCGTGTACATGAGATGCGTCCCGTACCGGTTGTCGGTGAACGTGGAGTTCCTGACGACCGAGCCGTCGGCGCGGTGGAGGTAGATACCGTCGCGGCCGCCTTCGAACGTGCTGTCGGTCACCGTCACCCGCGACTGCATCCCCGCGATTCCCATGAAGCCGTCCTGCCACGCATCCGTCCCGTTGACGCGGAGATTCCGGACCACGGCGTCGGAGCCCTCCCGGAGGAGCAGCCCGCTCGCGTTCGCGTCGATCCGCACGTCGTCGACGAAGAGTCCGGGCGCGCCGATCGCGCGAATCCCCGCGTCGCCGTGGCCGTAGCCGAGCTGAATGTTCGTGTCCCACGCCTCGCCGTCGGCGTCGCGCTCCTGGCGGGCCGCCTCCGGGTCGCGCGTCTGCCCCCCGCTCCCGTCGACCGACACCCCCGTGATCGCCACGTCGGGCGCCCGGACCGTGATCACCGACCCGGTGCCGTTCCCGCTGATCCGCGCGCCCTCGCCGGCGACCGTTATCGACTTCGTGATCGTCACGGTCTCGGTGTAGGTGCCCGGCGGGACGGCGACCGTCGTGTTCGGCGGGGCCGCCGCGACCGCCGCCGCGACCGTCGGCGCGTCCGTCCCGACGACGACCGAGACCGGCCGGTCGGCGCGCCGGTCGGCGGCCGCGATCCGCTCGTCCGCCGCGGCCCAGCGTTCCGGCGCCATCGCCCGGACCGTCGCCGCGGAGTCGGTGCCGAACGACCCGCGCCGGACCGCCGCCCAGTCGACGACGCGGCCGCCGTGGTCGGCGACGAACGCCTCGGCCGCCGAGCGCTCGCGGAAGGGCACGACCGTCTCGCCCGCCGGGCTTCGGGCGTCGCTGCCGACGACGTAGACCGCCTCAGAGGCCGGCGTCCACTCGCCGGCGAACTCGGCCGCGAACAGCCCCGCGTCGGTCGTTCCCGGCCGGGCCTCGTCGAACGTCTCGACGTAGGCGGCGACGGGGTAACCGAACTGGCGGTCGGTCCGATCGCCTTCGAGAGTGGCCGCGAACGACTCGACGCCGTTGTAGCCGACCACGTACTGCAGCTGTGAGTAGAAGACCTGCGTCCGGGGAACGCGCGCCGATCCGGCCATCAGCGCGTCCGCCTCCGAGGAGAGCCCGAGTTCGACCACGTCGTCGTAGGCCACCGGCGAGGGTGCGGCCGACTCGGGGTCGGCGGCGAACGCGCCCGCCGTCGCGACGACCGCGACGAGGAGGGCGGCGACGAGCGCGAGCCGGAGCGCGCGCGGGAGTTCGCCGTACGGGTCGAAACGCGTCACGGTAGGGCTTGGGTCGCCGGGGGTTTAGCCGGTTTGGTTCGTTCCTCGAACGGACCGCTGAATCGGTCCCGAGGGCCTAAGACGGACGAATTCCTACAGAGAAGTATGACAGAACTACCGAACCGATCCGTCTCTCGTCGACGACTGCTGGCCGGGGCCGCCGCGGGACTCTCGGTCGGCGTCGCCGGCTGTTCCGGCGGCGAGAACGCGTCGATCACGCCGGTCTCGCTCGACGGGGAGCGGGCCTGCGACCAGTGCGGGATGATAATCGAGGACCACCCCGGTCCGGTCGGGCAGATCCACTTCGCGGACGACGAGCCGGAGGGCGGGCGACCGGGGCAGTTCTGTAGCAGCACCTGTACGTACCGGTATCGCTTCGACGCCGAGGCCGAGGGGCGGACGGTCGAGGCGGCGTTTCTCACCGACTACTCGTCGGTCGAGTACGAGGTGTTCACCGAGGGCGGCGACACCCAGTTCTCCTCGCACGTCGAAAGCGAGGCGTTCGAACGCATGCCCGCCCTCACCGTCGTCGCGCGCAGCGAGGTTGTCGGGGCAATGGGTCCCGAGTTGATCCCGTTCAGCGAGGAGGGGGACGTGACCGCGTTCACCGACGAGTACGGCGGCGAGCCGATGCCGGCGACCGATGTCGAGCGCTCGACGCTCGAAGCCTTATAAATCGTCAGTCGTCCGCCATCGCGCCCTGACCGACCTGGTTGACGTCGAGCGAGCCGACGAGTTCGGTGTGGGGGTACGGGAACCCGATGTCGGCCTCGTCGAAGCGGTGCATGACGTTCTCCGTGAGCGCGTGTTTGACGCCGCCGGCGCCGGTCTCGGCGGGGTCGATCCACACCCGGAGGTTGAACACGATGGCGGAGTCGCCGAGCGTGGTCAGCGGCGCGGCTGGCTCCGGGTCGGCGAGGACGCCGTCGATCTTCGCCGCCTCGTCGAGGAGAATGTCGCGGGCGCGGTCCACGTCGGTGCCGTAGTCGACCCCGAAGTCGACGGTGACCCGCCGGGTGTCGTTGGCCTGCACGTTCTTGACGACCGCGTTGGCGAGGTCGCCGTTCGGCACGGTGAGCTGTTCGTTGTCCCACGTGTCGAGTTTCGAGACGCGGAGGTCGATCTCGCGGACAATCCCCCCGTTACCGTCCCACTCGATGTAATCGCCGATCTCGAAGGGTTTGTCCTTCAGGATGAACACGCCGGCGACGAAGTTCTGGACGATGTCGCTCGCCGCGAACGCGAACCCCAAGGCGAGCGCGCCGAAGATGGTGGCGAAGGCCCCGAGGATCATCGGGAACCCGGCCACGGTCGCCGCGATGGCGACGGCCGCGAACAGCGCGATCGCCCCCGAGATGCTGGACGAGAGGCTGACGATGGCCGGCGAGTAGTCGCGTTGGTTCAGCGCCTCTTTGGTCGTCCTGACGAGGATCGACTTCCCAACGAGGTAGAGCACGAGAAACGAGACGACGAACGTCACGATGGTCACGACGACCGATACCACGGAACCGACCGGGTCGGCGAGCAAGCCTCCCTGGAGTAGTTGTGTAGTCACACTGTAACGACTCGCCGGCATCTGGCTTAAATACACCCTATAAATCGAGGGGTGGCGCCCTCACGAGTCAAAAAGAGCGAGCGTTCGACCGAGTCGCGACGGCGACTACTCCGCGGCGCCCCAGTTCTCGACGCGCTTCGGCCGGTCGGAGACCGCCATCACGTCGAGGTCGTCGCCGGCGTGGTCGAGCGCTTCAAGCGCCGCCGTCGCGGAGGCCTCGGTCGAGAAGTACGTGATCTCCTCTTCGACGGCGACTTCGAGCAGTTCGCGCTGCCGGGAGATGATAAGATCGATCTCGCCGCGCTTCGCGGCCTCGATGAGGTCCGTCGCCTCGCTCAACTCGAAGTGTTCGGCGTACCCCTCGACCAGCGCCTCGCCGGCGTCGGTGCCGGGATCGGGGAACTCCTCCGCGGAGAGGTCGACGACGGCGGTGCCGGACTCGGGGATCGGCTTGCCCGTGGAGTCTTGCGCCTTGTCGTAGGCCTTGCCGAACGAGGTCGCCGTGCCCATCACTTCGCCGGTCGATTTCATCTCCGGGCCGAGCCGCGGGTCCGAGCCCGGCAGCCGGTCGAACGGGAGGACGACCTCCTTCACGCTGCGGTGTTCGGGGATCTGCTCGTCGACGTCGAGGTCGGCGAGCGACAGGTCGGCGGTCATCACCTTCGCGGCCAGTTTCGCGATGGGGACGCCCGTCGCCTTCGAGACGAACGGGACCGTCCGCGAGGAGCGCGGGTTCGCCTCCAACACGTACACCTCGCTGTCGGCGTCGTCGCCGACGCCGGTCACCGCCAACTGGACGTTGAGTAGGCCGACCGTGTCGAGCGCGTGGGCGATGTCCTCGGTGACCTCGCGGACCCGCGCCATGGTCTCGTCGTCCAACGAGCGCGGCGGGATCATGCAGGCGGAGTCGCCGGAGTGGACCCCCGCGCTCTCGACGTGTTCCATCACGCCGCCGAGCAGCACGTCCTCGCCGTCGGCAACGGCGTCGACGTCCAGTTCGACCGCGTCGTCGAGGAACTGGTCGACCAAGATTGGTTTATCGGGCGAGACCCGAACCGCCTCCTCGATGTACTCCTCTAATTCGGCGTCGCTCTCGACGACCCGCATCGCGCGCCCGCCGAGGACGTAGGAGGGGCGCACTAAGACGGGGTAGCCGATGTCGTGGGCGAGTTCGAGTGCTTCCGCCTCGCTCGTCGCGGTGCCGCCCTTCGGCTGCGCGATGCCCATCTCGTCCATCAGGACGTTGAACCGGTCGCGGTCCTCGGCTAAGTCCATCGCCTCGACGCTCGTCCCCAACACCGAGCAGTCGAGCCCGCGGCGGTCGAGTTCGGCTTCGAGCGGTTCCCCGATGTTCACCGAGGTCTGCCCGCCGAACTGGACCATCACGCCGTCCGCGCCGGTCGCCTCGGCCACGTCCGCGACCTCCTCGGCGGTGATCGGGTCGAAGAAGAGGCCGTCCGAGGTGTCGTAGTCGG
This genomic window from Halorubrum sp. PV6 contains:
- a CDS encoding nitrous oxide reductase accessory protein NosL, which produces MTELPNRSVSRRRLLAGAAAGLSVGVAGCSGGENASITPVSLDGERACDQCGMIIEDHPGPVGQIHFADDEPEGGRPGQFCSSTCTYRYRFDAEAEGRTVEAAFLTDYSSVEYEVFTEGGDTQFSSHVESEAFERMPALTVVARSEVVGAMGPELIPFSEEGDVTAFTDEYGGEPMPATDVERSTLEAL
- a CDS encoding NosD domain-containing protein, translated to MTRFDPYGELPRALRLALVAALLVAVVATAGAFAADPESAAPSPVAYDDVVELGLSSEADALMAGSARVPRTQVFYSQLQYVVGYNGVESFAATLEGDRTDRQFGYPVAAYVETFDEARPGTTDAGLFAAEFAGEWTPASEAVYVVGSDARSPAGETVVPFRERSAAEAFVADHGGRVVDWAAVRRGSFGTDSAATVRAMAPERWAAADERIAAADRRADRPVSVVVGTDAPTVAAAVAAAPPNTTVAVPPGTYTETVTITKSITVAGEGARISGNGTGSVITVRAPDVAITGVSVDGSGGQTRDPEAARQERDADGEAWDTNIQLGYGHGDAGIRAIGAPGLFVDDVRIDANASGLLLREGSDAVVRNLRVNGTDAWQDGFMGIAGMQSRVTVTDSTFEGGRDGIYLHRADGSVVRNSTFTDNRYGTHLMYTGDALIADNTFRNEIFGGITVMTRPSGNAIVGNDVRNSSAGLQVSGTRTYLGYNTLVGNELGFSTSARGSLYERNVAANNELGARATTVVPSSRIVENDFVDNERHAAAGAGALRVWADGDRGNYWTGANVGTHAPGERAYRPTAPVDAALHREVAAVAVRESPAVALLDRLRGTVPGARSGSIIDPSPAVSPYSPDRVDAALAPDAGPVHGDWREALAEADTSADGGDETDGDEMGDGDTDTDVMNARETDATATGSDSRPPRADPATTPARGETSV
- a CDS encoding mechanosensitive ion channel family protein, which translates into the protein MTTQLLQGGLLADPVGSVVSVVVTIVTFVVSFLVLYLVGKSILVRTTKEALNQRDYSPAIVSLSSSISGAIALFAAVAIAATVAGFPMILGAFATIFGALALGFAFAASDIVQNFVAGVFILKDKPFEIGDYIEWDGNGGIVREIDLRVSKLDTWDNEQLTVPNGDLANAVVKNVQANDTRRVTVDFGVDYGTDVDRARDILLDEAAKIDGVLADPEPAAPLTTLGDSAIVFNLRVWIDPAETGAGGVKHALTENVMHRFDEADIGFPYPHTELVGSLDVNQVGQGAMADD